In Drosophila simulans strain w501 chromosome 3R, Prin_Dsim_3.1, whole genome shotgun sequence, a single window of DNA contains:
- the LOC6727352 gene encoding uncharacterized protein LOC6727352 encodes MLLQPLVMHLSRLLRLIVGQYFAELPSILIVYNNSASTTPLQLEYLSALELVLRELSQPIRLQWINVAFLTDLKDLEDQVMGALNSSVTEGFITILSQTQHFIHARYYATRNANVRLKDKRYLFLCEDESPAELLYLDILQFYPHHLMVRPGTKTEAGAVPTGPTTGPQPEDPRRGGGASVNTRNKDDGEGGAGTKTISFYRDINFELWTQKFVGAVGNLDALLLDAFLPNETFANRVELYPNKLLNLQRRSLLVGSITYVPYTITNYVPAGEGDVDPIHRHLANRSLTFDGAEANVMKTFCQVHNCHLRVEAYGADNWGGIYDNESSDGMLGDIYEQRVEMAIGCIYNWYDGITETSHTIARSSVTILGPAPAPLPSWRTNIMPFNNRTWLMLISTLVICGTFLYFMKYVSYRLRFSGTQVKFHHSRKLEKSMLDIFALFIQQPSAPLSFDRFAPRFFLATILCATITLENIYSGQLKSMLTFPFYSAPVDTIEKWAQSGWKWSAPSIIWVHTVQSSDLETEQILARNFEVHDYSYLSNVSFMPNYGFGIERLSSGSLSVGDYVSTEALENRIVLHDDLYFDYTRAVSIRGWILMPELNKHIRTCQETGLYFHWELEFIDKYMDKKKQEVLMDLANGHKVKGAPRALDVRNIAGALFVLAFGVAFAGCALVVELLIHRMDLSK; translated from the exons ATGTTGTTGCAACCGCTGGTGATGCATTTAAGCCGATTGCTTCGGCTTATAG TCGGTCAATACTTTGCTGAACTTCCAtcgattttgattgtctacAATAACTCGGCCTCCACAACTCCCCTTCAGCTGGAGTATTTAAGTGCCTTGGAATTAGTTCTTCGGGAATTGAGCCAGCCAATTAGGCTGCAATGGATTAATGTGGCATTCTTGACGGATTTGAAGGATCTGGAGGATCAAGTTATGGGTGCTCTGAATAGCAGCGTCACTGAG GGATTCATTACGATCTTATCGCAGACGCAGCACTTTATTCACGCCCGATACTACGCCACTCGCAATGCAAATGTGCGACTCAAGGACAAGCGATATTTGTTCCTGTGCGAGGACGAAAGCCCTGCGGAGTTGCTCTACCTGGATATACTGCAGT TCTACCCTCACCATCTGATGGTCCGCCCTGGAACGAAAACAGAGGCAGGAGCAGTGCCAACAGGACCCACAACAGGACCCCAACCAGAGGACCCCAGGCGCGGAGGAGGCGCATCGGTAAACACGAGAAACAAGGATGACGgcgaaggaggagcaggaaccAAAACCATTTCGTTCTACCGCGACATCAATTTCGAGCTGTGGACACAAAAGTTTGTCGGTGCCGTTGGTAATTTGGATGCCCTGCTCCTGGACGCATTCTTGCCGAACGAAACTTTTGCAAACCGGGTCGAACTTTATCCCAACAAGCTGCTCAATCTGCAGCGCCGCAGCCTGCTCGTTGGCTCCATTACTTATGTCCCATATACGATTACTAATTATGTG CCCGCTGGCGAGGGCGACGTGGATCCCATCCATCGGCACTTGGCCAACCGTTCGCTCACCTTCGACGGCGCCGAGGCAAATGTGATGAAGACCTTCTGCCAGGTGCACAATTGCCACCTGAGGGTAGAGGCCT ATGGAGCCGACAACTGGGGCGGAATTTACGACAATGAATCCAGCGATGGCATGCTGGGGGATATCTACGAGCAGCGCGTGGAGATGGCCATTGGATGCATCTACAATTGGTATGATGGAATCACGGAGACCTCGCACACCATAGCCCGATCTTCCGTGACCATCCTGGGTCCTGCTCCAGC CCCACTACCCAGCTGGCGCACTAATATTATGCCCTTTAATAATCGAACTTGGCTGATGCTTATCTCAACTTTAGTGATTTGCGGCACCTTTTTGTACTTCATGAAGTATGTCAGTTATCGCCTACGGTTTTCTGGAACTCAGGTTAAGTTTCATCATAGCAGAAAGCTCGAGAAATCCATGCTGGATATATTTGCTCTATTTATTCAGCAGCCATCAGCTCCTCTGAG CTTCGATCGTTTTGCCCCTCGATTTTTCCTTGCCACAATTCTATGTGCCACAATTACTTTGGAGAACATTTACAGTGGGCAGCTCAAGTCGATGCTGACCTTTCCCTTCTACTCCGCCCCCGTGGATACGATCGAGAAATGGGCCCAGTCAGGGTGGAAGTGGTCAGCTCCATCCATTATCTGGGTGCACACGGTGCAGAGTTCCGATCTGGAAACGGAGCAGATTCTGGCCCGGAATTTTGAGGTGCACGACTACAGCTACTTGTCGAATGTCAGTTTCATGCCCAATTATGGATTCGGGATCGAGCGTTTATCCTCGGGATCTCTTTCTGTGGGCGATTATGTGTCTACAGAGGCCTTGGAAAATCgtatt GTTTTGCATGATGATCTGTATTTTGATTATACGCGAGCTGTTTCGATAAGAGGCTGGATCTTAATGCCTGAACTGAACAAACATATTAGAACCTGTCAGGAAACTGGACTATATTTTCACTGGGAACTAGAG TTCATTGACAAGTACATGGACAAGAAGAAGCAAGAAGTGCTGATGGATCTGGCAAATGGGCACAAGGTCAAGGGAGCTCCCCGGGCATTGGATGTGCGCAACATAGCCGGCGCCCTCTTCGTCCTGGCCTTTGGCGTCGCCTTTGCGGGCTGTGCCCTGGTGGTAGAGTTGCTGATCCACCGAATGgatttaagcaaataa
- the LOC6739688 gene encoding metallothionein-3, with amino-acid sequence MVCKGCGTNCKCQDTKCGDNCACNQDCKCVCKNGPKDQCCKSK; translated from the exons atgGTTTGCAAAGGCTGCGGAACTA ACTGCAAGTGCCAGGACACCAAGTGCGGCGACAACTGTGCCTGCAACCAGGACTGCAAGTGCGTGTGCAAGAATGGGCCCAAGGATCAGTGCTGCAAGAGCAAGTAG